The Verrucomicrobiota bacterium DNA segment ATGTCCGGGCTTCTTAAAAAAACTGCTTTTCTAAGTCCGACAGGCTGCTAGCGCCAGTGTAGAACCCAAAGAGGATCACGGTTGCCCATTCAGATTCCTTGGCAGCATCCACCAGCAGTTTGATCTCTACCGGTGTAAACACTCCGCGCTCAATGCTTTCTTTCTCCGGCAGATCGACAGCCTCAGCGGGATTTGATTGAACTAGGTTTTGCCTGCGTGCCCTATTAAATGCCGCCCGCAAGATTTTTGCATCCAATACGATGGTAGTGGAGGACATGCCTTCATTCTTCCGTTTGGTGAGAAACGACTGGATATCACGGGCGGTGACACTGGTTAATGGTTTCGACGCCCGCGCCGCAAGATGCCCA contains these protein-coding regions:
- a CDS encoding phage integrase SAM-like domain-containing protein, whose protein sequence is MASVHKRPNTQYWFAAWRSDDGKPNLRSTKQTDRNKALTIALEWERVDRKIWKGEMVESQVRQVINEMLERVGEPSIPIPGTAIWLREWITDKEANKSEGTAVRYKGVIEDFIGHLAARASKPLTSVTARDIQSFLTKRKNEGMSSTTIVLDAKILRAAFNRARRQNLVQSNPAEAVDLPEKESIERGVFTPVEIKLLVDAAKESEWATVILFGFYTGASSLSDLEKQFF